One window of the Gammaproteobacteria bacterium genome contains the following:
- a CDS encoding glycosyl hydrolase codes for MHALQPARGLLLLLLLPALAAPPLAAQSAPPFDPSSFQALEFRLVGPYRGGRVTAVSGVRHLPNTYYMGSTGGGVWRTDDGGENWVNISDGQFASASVGAIAVAPSDSNVLYVGMGSACIRHNVSPGDGMYKSVDGGRTWHHIGLEQSAHISQIRIHPTDPDIVYVAVLGHVFGSNPERGIFRSRDGGETWERVLYVSDRAGAADLAMDPTNPRILYAAIWQALRQPWTLVSGGEDSGLYKSVDGGDTWVELTEGLPAGIKGRIGVVASPVNPDRVWALVEAEDGGLFRSDDGGESFRLINDDAVLTVRAFYYMHLVADPVDEHTVYSMAQGDGFLKSVDGGENFEAIPAPHGDHHALWINPDNPENMINGNDGGATVTYTGGRSWSTIMNQATSEIFTVSTDNRFLYRLYGAQQDNSTISIASRTTSFGITESDWHAVGGGEQGEVVPDPRNPDIVISGNYEGIIERYDHSTGQARNIQVYPQFGEGQKSRNYRYRFAVLAPIRFSPHDPGVLYHASNFVHRSTDDGHSWEVISPDLTGDDPEKQGVVGGPIGGDYTGVEVYPAIIAFEESPITPGLLWAGSDDGLIHISRDNGQEWQDVTPPGLPSLGTVSTIDPSVHEPGRAVVAVHRYRLDDHAPYIFRTDDYGATWERLANGSNGIPPDHFIRVVREDPDRRGLLYAGGEFGLYVSFDDGENWQSFQLNLPVSPVMDIAVHRKDLAVATQGRSFWILDDLSPLHGLTEDVARASAHLYEPRDAYRLGGGGGEEPRVGANPPNGVIVNYHLGEAPQDEVALEFLDAAGETIRSFSSVSGEVPVEPGLNRFVWDTRHEGTDDLLGSIPGPKAVPGTYQVRLRGGSSSATQSFEYLRDPRIETTQAEFQEQLDLALRIRDRIAETQGAVRAIREVRDQLDYLLQRVVDDPEHPVAAAARSLEEEIADVEEALTQIPPRRFVFVAEPRVFGELGYLYETVTGADTKPTAGAHERLADVESHLSEQLATLENALASGIPALNSLAREHGIGFVVTPSF; via the coding sequence CCAGTTCGCCAGCGCTTCGGTGGGAGCCATCGCGGTGGCCCCGTCGGACAGCAACGTGCTCTACGTGGGAATGGGTTCCGCCTGTATTCGTCACAACGTCTCCCCCGGTGACGGCATGTACAAGTCGGTGGATGGCGGGCGGACCTGGCACCATATCGGCCTCGAGCAGTCCGCCCACATTTCGCAGATTCGCATCCATCCGACTGATCCCGACATCGTCTACGTCGCCGTTCTCGGTCACGTGTTCGGCTCGAATCCGGAGAGGGGGATCTTCCGGTCGCGTGACGGGGGAGAGACGTGGGAGCGCGTGCTCTACGTCAGTGACCGAGCCGGCGCGGCGGACCTGGCGATGGATCCCACCAACCCGCGTATCCTCTACGCGGCCATCTGGCAGGCTCTGCGTCAGCCGTGGACCCTGGTCAGCGGTGGGGAGGACAGCGGGCTCTACAAGAGCGTGGACGGGGGCGACACCTGGGTGGAATTGACCGAAGGGCTTCCCGCGGGCATCAAGGGCCGCATCGGCGTAGTGGCTTCCCCGGTCAACCCGGACCGGGTGTGGGCTCTCGTCGAAGCGGAGGACGGCGGCCTGTTCCGCTCCGACGATGGCGGCGAGAGCTTCCGCCTCATCAACGACGACGCGGTGCTCACGGTGCGCGCGTTCTACTACATGCACCTGGTCGCCGATCCCGTGGACGAGCACACGGTGTATTCGATGGCCCAGGGCGACGGCTTCCTGAAATCGGTGGACGGCGGTGAGAATTTCGAAGCGATCCCCGCTCCTCACGGCGACCACCACGCGCTGTGGATCAACCCGGACAATCCCGAGAACATGATCAACGGCAACGACGGCGGGGCCACGGTGACCTACACCGGGGGCCGCTCCTGGTCGACGATCATGAACCAGGCGACATCGGAGATCTTCACCGTCAGCACCGACAACCGGTTCCTATACCGTCTGTACGGGGCCCAGCAGGACAACTCCACGATATCGATCGCCAGCCGGACCACGTCGTTCGGCATCACGGAGAGCGACTGGCACGCGGTCGGGGGCGGCGAGCAAGGCGAAGTCGTGCCCGATCCCCGCAATCCGGACATCGTGATTTCCGGAAACTACGAGGGCATCATCGAGCGGTACGACCACTCCACCGGCCAGGCCCGGAACATCCAGGTCTATCCGCAGTTCGGCGAGGGGCAGAAGTCGAGGAACTACAGGTACCGATTCGCGGTGCTCGCTCCGATCCGCTTTTCGCCGCACGATCCGGGCGTCCTGTATCACGCCTCCAACTTCGTGCACAGATCGACGGACGACGGGCACAGCTGGGAGGTGATCAGCCCGGATCTCACCGGGGACGATCCGGAGAAGCAGGGAGTGGTCGGCGGTCCGATCGGGGGCGACTACACCGGGGTCGAAGTCTACCCGGCCATCATCGCCTTCGAGGAATCGCCAATCACGCCGGGCCTACTCTGGGCCGGCAGCGACGATGGCCTGATCCACATCTCGCGGGACAACGGGCAGGAGTGGCAGGACGTGACGCCGCCCGGCCTCCCCTCGCTGGGCACCGTGTCCACCATCGACCCGTCTGTACACGAACCCGGCCGCGCCGTCGTCGCCGTCCACAGGTACCGATTGGACGATCACGCGCCCTACATCTTCCGGACCGACGACTACGGCGCAACCTGGGAGCGACTCGCCAACGGATCGAACGGGATTCCCCCGGATCATTTCATCCGCGTCGTCCGCGAAGATCCGGACCGGCGTGGTCTCCTCTACGCCGGGGGGGAGTTTGGCCTGTACGTCTCCTTCGACGATGGAGAGAACTGGCAGTCCTTCCAGCTCAACCTCCCCGTTTCCCCGGTCATGGATATCGCCGTTCACAGAAAGGACCTGGCCGTCGCGACCCAGGGGCGCTCCTTCTGGATCCTGGATGATCTGTCGCCCCTGCACGGGCTCACCGAGGACGTGGCCCGGGCCTCCGCGCACCTCTACGAGCCGAGGGATGCATACAGGCTCGGCGGAGGCGGGGGTGAGGAGCCGCGCGTCGGCGCCAATCCGCCCAACGGCGTGATCGTGAACTATCATCTCGGCGAGGCGCCTCAGGACGAGGTTGCGCTCGAGTTCCTCGACGCGGCAGGCGAAACGATCCGGAGCTTCTCGAGCGTTTCCGGTGAAGTGCCCGTGGAGCCGGGACTCAACCGGTTCGTCTGGGACACGCGCCATGAGGGTACGGATGACCTGCTCGGTTCGATTCCCGGGCCCAAGGCTGTTCCCGGAACCTATCAGGTCCGGCTACGCGGCGGATCATCGTCTGCCACTCAATCCTTCGAGTACCTGAGGGATCCGCGGATCGAGACCACGCAGGCGGAGTTTCAGGAGCAGCTGGATCTCGCGCTCCGCATTCGCGACCGCATTGCCGAAACCCAGGGTGCCGTTCGCGCCATCCGTGAAGTGCGGGATCAGCTGGACTATCTGCTCCAACGGGTCGTGGACGATCCGGAACACCCCGTCGCCGCAGCGGCGCGATCGCTGGAAGAGGAGATCGCGGACGTAGAGGAAGCGCTGACCCAGATTCCTCCCAGGAGATTCGTTTTCGTGGCCGAACCGCGGGTCTTCGGAGAGCTCGGATACCTGTACGAGACCGTCACCGGTGCGGACACGAAACCGACCGCAGGTGCGCACGAGCGCCTTGCGGACGTGGAGTCACACTTGTCCGAGCAACTCGCGACGCTCGAGAACGCGCTTGCCTCGGGGATCCCGGCGCTCAATTCCCTCGCGCGGGAACATGGGATCGGATTCGTTGTGACGCCCTCCTTCTAG
- a CDS encoding SusC/RagA family TonB-linked outer membrane protein, with amino-acid sequence MAFDKFSRTAGIALITCLAVGWGSAPLMAQASGTLAGEVRDAGSGRAIVGAQVYLVDTSIGSLTNAEGQVLLLNVPAGEHVVRAEYLGYRRVDQTVQVESGETVQVTFDLEETALQLDEIVVTGAGQQTERRKLGNTVAAISVTELEDAPTLSFSEILQGREPGVIAMPEGGVTGEGARIRIRGSASLSQSNEPIVYVDGVRVDRGGGYHSPYIDTGGGGQPSRLDDIQIESIERVEILKGAAAATLYGTEASNGVIQIFTKRGRSGAPRWTLSSELGASNYDMDAAYDPLSGWTASAEDAARLSSFYGITIRPYEPYSIPEFYHFGVENGWNTNNNLSVSGGTDAVTYFLSGTYGFQDGPFGFTELGPTRDTDRKAQASASVQLLPVEGLSVGLTSSFTDRRMEVPQNNNTLYSPIGLINDANPNEGTCGDSNRVSFGICDGPGNPLASTFFATSREASQIQTQQNVRHYTGSLSTQWNALSRDAWDLSLDGTFGVDFTSEFGSTLVPLGWNVDNFTSNDTEGRRAVSDRVQRQLTTDVKGIWDWQVNNDLTSNTVVGGQAFINKERIHSSFGEVFPGPGLDVVGAASDQGVFEQVLEQVNAGLFVQNQLGYQDFVFATVGGRFDKHSAFGQEAGRAFYPKAGLSVVPSQRSAWESSTFSTFRLRAAIGKSGLQPGAFDKFTTFSPLPSAEGPGLQPDNLGNPDLNPEVSTEWEVGGEAGFFNDRASIDVTYWNREVVDALVARQFPVSGGFINTQLVNIGLLSAKGFDVGIAAYLVDRPNFSLDAFVNGAYLDEVVEDLGGAPPIKVGGSYPRYRNFLAEGFSPGAFLGAQLLEVGSGMVPFDSNGDGQPDTREEYLRYLSEPRDLDDLGLDPLLADEDGDGDPLDHYKGKPIPDWQGSFGIRGSFLGDFRFSTLFEYAYNVHTYNLTYAFREEGSWSRNTPRSARVEATMNNPASTAEQRLEAAMEWATAITGLSPRSGLNVVDRSDYIRLRELSLTYDVPSSLASRLGLETLAVTATGRNLLLWTDYYGVDPEANNAGRGGGYGEIGIDGLESNFLLNVDMYGLPQQRRFAIGFRAGF; translated from the coding sequence ATGGCGTTTGACAAGTTCTCACGCACCGCAGGAATCGCACTCATCACCTGCCTTGCTGTGGGCTGGGGTAGCGCTCCGCTGATGGCGCAGGCTTCGGGCACACTGGCAGGAGAGGTGCGCGATGCCGGATCGGGGCGCGCAATTGTCGGTGCGCAGGTCTACCTGGTCGACACGAGCATCGGTTCGCTCACCAACGCCGAGGGGCAGGTTCTACTTCTGAACGTCCCTGCCGGGGAGCACGTGGTCCGCGCCGAGTACCTGGGTTATCGCAGGGTGGACCAGACCGTCCAGGTGGAGTCGGGCGAGACCGTCCAGGTGACCTTCGATCTCGAAGAGACGGCCCTGCAGCTGGATGAGATCGTCGTCACCGGCGCAGGGCAGCAGACGGAGCGGCGCAAGCTGGGCAACACGGTCGCAGCGATCTCCGTCACCGAGCTCGAGGACGCGCCGACCCTGTCCTTCTCCGAGATCCTCCAGGGCCGCGAGCCCGGCGTGATCGCCATGCCTGAAGGCGGGGTGACAGGCGAAGGCGCACGAATCCGGATTCGGGGAAGCGCCTCTCTCTCCCAGTCGAACGAGCCGATCGTGTACGTCGATGGCGTCCGAGTGGACAGGGGTGGAGGATACCACTCTCCGTACATCGACACGGGCGGCGGTGGTCAGCCCTCACGCCTGGACGACATCCAGATCGAGTCGATCGAACGTGTCGAGATTCTGAAGGGGGCCGCCGCGGCGACGCTCTACGGCACGGAGGCCTCGAACGGAGTGATCCAGATCTTCACCAAGAGGGGGCGTAGCGGGGCGCCGCGTTGGACCCTTTCCAGCGAATTGGGCGCCTCCAACTACGACATGGATGCGGCCTACGACCCGCTCTCGGGCTGGACGGCGTCAGCGGAGGACGCGGCCCGCCTCAGCAGCTTCTACGGAATCACGATCCGGCCCTACGAGCCCTACAGCATTCCCGAGTTCTACCACTTCGGCGTGGAGAACGGCTGGAACACGAACAACAACCTGTCGGTGTCGGGCGGCACGGATGCGGTGACCTATTTCCTCTCGGGTACCTACGGGTTCCAGGATGGTCCATTCGGCTTCACCGAACTGGGGCCGACCCGCGACACCGATCGCAAGGCGCAGGCCTCTGCCAGCGTTCAGCTCCTGCCCGTCGAGGGGCTGAGCGTCGGGCTCACGTCGAGTTTCACCGATCGGCGCATGGAGGTCCCCCAGAACAACAACACGCTCTACAGCCCAATCGGGCTCATCAACGACGCGAACCCCAACGAGGGAACGTGCGGTGATTCGAACCGCGTGAGCTTCGGCATCTGTGACGGTCCCGGCAATCCCCTGGCGTCAACGTTCTTCGCCACGTCGCGAGAGGCCTCCCAGATTCAGACCCAGCAGAATGTCCGACACTACACGGGTTCGTTGTCGACGCAGTGGAATGCGCTGTCGCGTGACGCCTGGGACCTCAGCCTCGACGGCACCTTCGGCGTCGACTTCACGAGCGAATTCGGCTCCACCCTCGTTCCCCTGGGGTGGAACGTGGACAATTTCACGAGCAATGATACCGAGGGCCGGCGGGCCGTGAGCGATCGGGTTCAAAGGCAACTCACGACCGACGTCAAGGGAATCTGGGACTGGCAGGTCAACAACGACCTGACCTCGAACACGGTGGTCGGCGGACAGGCCTTCATCAACAAGGAGCGCATCCATTCCTCCTTCGGTGAGGTCTTTCCGGGACCGGGACTCGACGTGGTCGGAGCCGCATCGGATCAGGGCGTGTTCGAGCAGGTCCTGGAGCAGGTGAATGCGGGACTGTTCGTCCAGAATCAGCTCGGCTATCAGGACTTCGTCTTCGCGACAGTAGGCGGTCGCTTCGACAAACACAGCGCTTTCGGCCAGGAAGCCGGTCGGGCCTTCTACCCGAAGGCGGGCCTGTCCGTCGTACCCAGCCAGAGATCCGCCTGGGAGAGCTCCACCTTCTCGACGTTCCGCCTCAGGGCCGCCATAGGAAAGTCAGGTCTCCAACCCGGCGCGTTTGACAAGTTCACGACCTTCTCCCCCCTCCCTTCAGCGGAAGGACCAGGGCTCCAGCCTGACAATCTCGGCAACCCGGACCTCAATCCCGAGGTCTCGACAGAGTGGGAGGTCGGCGGCGAAGCGGGCTTCTTCAACGACCGGGCCTCCATCGACGTGACCTACTGGAACCGTGAGGTGGTGGACGCGCTGGTTGCCCGGCAGTTTCCGGTCAGCGGCGGCTTCATCAATACGCAGCTCGTGAACATCGGCCTGCTGAGTGCGAAGGGCTTCGACGTCGGCATCGCGGCATACCTCGTCGACAGGCCCAACTTCTCGCTCGACGCCTTCGTGAACGGAGCGTATCTGGACGAAGTGGTCGAAGACCTCGGCGGCGCTCCACCGATCAAGGTCGGAGGCTCCTACCCCCGGTACCGGAACTTCCTGGCCGAGGGGTTCTCGCCGGGAGCGTTCCTGGGAGCGCAGCTCCTGGAGGTAGGTTCGGGCATGGTGCCGTTCGACTCGAACGGCGACGGCCAGCCCGACACGAGAGAAGAATACCTGAGATACCTCTCCGAGCCGCGCGACCTCGACGACCTGGGTCTTGATCCCCTCCTCGCGGACGAGGACGGTGACGGCGATCCCCTGGATCACTACAAGGGCAAGCCCATTCCGGACTGGCAGGGGTCGTTCGGCATCAGAGGCTCGTTCCTCGGAGACTTCAGGTTCTCTACGCTGTTCGAGTACGCGTACAATGTGCACACCTACAACCTGACCTACGCATTCAGGGAAGAGGGCTCGTGGTCTCGCAACACCCCGCGGTCTGCGCGGGTCGAGGCCACGATGAACAACCCGGCCAGCACGGCCGAGCAGCGACTCGAAGCCGCGATGGAGTGGGCCACCGCGATCACTGGCCTGTCGCCGCGAAGCGGCCTCAACGTGGTCGACAGGTCCGACTACATCCGGCTGCGAGAGTTGAGCCTCACCTACGACGTCCCCTCGTCGCTGGCGTCCCGACTCGGCCTGGAGACCCTCGCCGTCACAGCCACGGGTCGCAACCTGTTGCTGTGGACCGACTACTACGGGGTCGATCCGGAAGCGAACAACGCTGGCCGTGGTGGAGGATACGGAGAGATCGGCATTGATGGGCTCGAGAGCAACTTCCTGCTCAACGTGGACATGTACGGTTTACCGCAGCAGCGGCGGTTTGCCATCGGGTTCCGCGCGGGCTTCTAG